The Parachlamydia acanthamoebae genome has a window encoding:
- the sctD gene encoding type III secretion system inner membrane ring subunit SctD, with protein sequence MSAKLIAEDGLLKGLALSLNMGDQWVIGRDPDECQLLVEDPEASRKHAICRKTPEGITLENLSTTNPVQVNNQEIKAPYLLHEGDSIKIGSGTFRFHVGTDADTPESNSVDVPDVTQHVKELKEDLLDEEPEEEDAAEPVSSEHQEPSEPPISQEAKPDQSAVTPQSAQDLVAEDGAPLESQPEQVEQPDELPAAAHSESSEEQAATPKEESPEQSDQEPQAEQKVEEPEAAESEHQEEPVASAEKEETKPLESSEKEEHKEEPVETPMSIPSEVVTPSHEEKSLPEQSVDDEPETFTAEDTLFDEDEGGSLAEINFGLEESGRWMLKVIGGPNNGAEFSLQPSSSYVIGTDPNACDVVFHDTSVSRTHAKITIDDQDNLFIEDLKSRNGTLVDGEPLKERRPLETNVVVTMGTTSFIIFDREGEMHTIISPLLPSIVKVLQREEEKPAPQPDVVSEESTVAEVPPAPELKKSDKSAHALSAFILIAIITGLFALVGMGIATLFQSKPVERQEVADSDKKIEEALSMFPSVKHSYNTSTGRLLLVGHVLTGVDRNQLLYNLQGLPFIKSLDDSGIVIDEYVWKEINQVLTRNPLWKGVTVHAPTAGHFVLSGYLETRKQAEQLSDYLSSNFPYLDLLEKKVIVEEDVVSNVTFQLQSHGMRDVKVAMHEGQLTLTGNVDPKNLKNYDVLVDGFMKIPGIRSVQNLVAERAPASAIENITSQYRVSGFSSQGNTISVVINGRILQTNDVLDGMTIKEIRSHMIILEKDGKKYRIDF encoded by the coding sequence ATGTCGGCAAAGTTGATTGCAGAAGATGGATTGCTTAAAGGGCTAGCCCTTTCCCTGAATATGGGTGATCAATGGGTGATTGGGCGTGACCCAGATGAGTGCCAGCTTTTGGTGGAAGATCCAGAGGCTTCGCGTAAGCATGCTATTTGCCGCAAAACTCCAGAAGGCATTACCCTGGAGAATCTTAGCACCACAAATCCCGTACAAGTTAATAATCAAGAAATTAAGGCTCCTTATCTTTTGCATGAGGGAGACAGCATTAAAATTGGAAGTGGCACTTTTCGCTTTCACGTTGGAACGGATGCTGATACTCCGGAGTCTAATTCGGTTGATGTTCCAGATGTGACTCAACACGTTAAAGAGCTCAAAGAAGATTTGTTAGATGAAGAGCCGGAAGAAGAGGACGCCGCCGAGCCCGTATCATCTGAGCATCAGGAACCAAGTGAACCTCCTATTTCGCAAGAGGCTAAGCCCGATCAAAGTGCTGTAACTCCTCAGTCAGCTCAAGATCTTGTCGCTGAAGATGGCGCACCTCTAGAATCGCAGCCAGAACAAGTTGAACAGCCTGACGAATTACCTGCTGCAGCACACTCAGAATCATCAGAGGAACAGGCAGCAACGCCAAAAGAGGAATCACCAGAGCAATCGGATCAGGAGCCACAGGCTGAGCAAAAAGTAGAAGAGCCTGAAGCTGCCGAAAGCGAGCATCAAGAAGAACCGGTTGCATCAGCTGAAAAAGAAGAGACAAAACCATTAGAATCTTCAGAAAAAGAAGAACATAAAGAAGAACCAGTAGAAACACCTATGAGTATTCCAAGCGAAGTAGTAACCCCAAGTCATGAAGAAAAAAGTTTGCCTGAGCAGTCTGTAGATGATGAGCCTGAAACTTTTACAGCAGAAGATACCCTTTTTGATGAAGATGAAGGGGGCTCGCTTGCCGAGATTAATTTTGGTTTGGAAGAATCTGGCCGCTGGATGCTCAAAGTCATTGGAGGTCCTAACAACGGGGCAGAATTCTCTCTTCAACCTTCCAGTAGTTATGTAATTGGAACAGATCCTAATGCATGCGATGTTGTCTTTCATGATACAAGTGTTTCTCGAACGCATGCTAAAATTACGATTGATGATCAAGATAATCTTTTTATAGAAGATCTTAAAAGTCGCAATGGAACGCTCGTTGATGGAGAGCCTCTTAAAGAAAGAAGACCTCTTGAGACAAATGTGGTTGTTACGATGGGAACAACGTCGTTCATCATTTTTGACAGAGAAGGGGAAATGCATACCATTATCTCTCCTTTGCTGCCTTCTATAGTGAAAGTTCTGCAAAGAGAAGAAGAAAAGCCCGCACCTCAACCAGATGTCGTTTCTGAAGAATCTACTGTTGCTGAAGTTCCTCCTGCTCCAGAGCTAAAAAAATCAGATAAATCCGCACATGCTTTAAGCGCTTTTATTTTAATTGCCATTATTACAGGTCTTTTTGCATTGGTTGGCATGGGAATTGCAACTCTATTTCAAAGTAAGCCTGTTGAAAGGCAAGAAGTCGCAGATTCCGATAAAAAGATTGAGGAAGCATTATCCATGTTCCCAAGTGTCAAGCATTCCTATAATACGTCAACTGGCAGATTGCTTCTTGTTGGACATGTTTTGACAGGGGTTGATCGGAACCAACTTTTATATAATCTACAGGGGTTGCCCTTCATTAAAAGTTTAGATGATTCTGGCATTGTAATTGATGAATATGTATGGAAAGAAATTAACCAGGTGTTAACACGCAATCCTCTTTGGAAAGGTGTGACTGTACATGCACCGACAGCTGGTCACTTTGTTTTATCGGGTTATTTGGAAACGCGTAAGCAAGCCGAGCAATTGTCGGATTACCTGAGCTCTAACTTTCCCTATTTGGACCTCTTAGAGAAAAAAGTGATTGTGGAAGAGGATGTGGTTTCAAATGTGACATTCCAATTGCAAAGCCATGGAATGCGAGATGTTAAAGTAGCGATGCATGAAGGGCAGCTCACTTTGACTGGGAATGTGGATCCTAAAAATTTGAAGAATTACGATGTGTTAGTCGATGGTTTTATGAAAATTCCTGGAATTCGGTCCGTGCAAAACTTGGTTGCAGAAAGAGCCCCTGCGAGTGCGATTGAAAACATCACAAGCCAATACCGAGTAAGTGGGTTTTCTAGCCAAGGCAATACCATCAGTGTGGTTATTAATGGCCGTATTCTCCAAACGAACGACGTTTTGGATGGAATGACCATTAAAGAGATTAGATCGCATATGATTATTCTTGAAAAAGATGGGAAAAAATACCGAATTGATTTCTAG
- the sctQ gene encoding type III secretion system cytoplasmic ring protein SctQ produces the protein MTATVPYSWLKNLSPEFVRKDEVPLFGYPPAFPWEAFAQQFAETFQLKEAAFIPSLPEWKNEKNLFSDFGEPYVIREFRISSIEGPVWWVMSQQDLLFLMGFLLKNQTHPEFEADHDFLNAFVQFLSLELIHAFKSVEFDHSLSIQIKDPASQPEGNSLCVDVTAKVSPEHSVKGRLILSDQFYKEWKAHYAQANENAMYQTPNADYLEVVVHLEAGKTTLKAGEWKKLALGDLLILDSCSLKPGEDAGRVLLTINGKPFFRGKLKQGNLKILEYPLYHEVTEPMAKNHSEYDEDEEYDEHEESEFEETEEDETDYEDEDEDEDYTDDEDEEYTEDESALDHDEETEIEDHEHEEHEHEESEVEESTEHEAEEESHVEAEKASTASKQTAPSIDDIPLVITAEVGRIQMTVKKLVELQPGNLLELNVHPEDGIDLVVNGKRVARGELLSIGDALGVRVLEIG, from the coding sequence ATGACTGCTACTGTTCCCTATTCATGGCTAAAAAACCTGTCTCCTGAATTTGTTCGAAAGGATGAGGTCCCTTTATTTGGCTACCCTCCGGCTTTTCCTTGGGAAGCGTTTGCGCAGCAATTTGCAGAAACATTTCAATTAAAAGAGGCGGCTTTTATCCCCTCTTTGCCAGAATGGAAAAATGAAAAAAATCTCTTTTCTGATTTTGGTGAACCATACGTTATTCGAGAATTTAGAATTTCCTCGATTGAAGGTCCCGTTTGGTGGGTCATGTCCCAACAAGATCTTCTTTTTTTAATGGGATTTTTATTGAAAAATCAAACGCATCCCGAATTTGAGGCGGATCATGATTTTTTAAATGCATTTGTTCAGTTTTTGAGCCTTGAATTGATTCACGCTTTTAAAAGTGTGGAGTTCGATCATTCTCTCTCCATTCAAATTAAAGATCCTGCTTCTCAGCCAGAAGGCAATTCCCTATGTGTAGATGTGACAGCGAAAGTGTCTCCAGAGCATTCTGTTAAAGGTCGGCTCATTTTATCTGATCAGTTTTACAAAGAGTGGAAAGCGCATTATGCACAAGCCAATGAAAATGCGATGTATCAGACACCTAATGCGGATTATTTGGAAGTGGTGGTGCATCTAGAAGCGGGTAAAACGACTCTAAAAGCCGGGGAATGGAAAAAATTAGCTTTAGGCGATTTGCTTATCTTGGATTCCTGCTCTTTGAAGCCTGGCGAAGACGCCGGCAGGGTCCTTTTAACTATTAATGGAAAACCCTTTTTCCGAGGAAAATTAAAACAAGGGAACCTAAAAATTCTAGAGTATCCCCTTTATCACGAGGTAACTGAACCCATGGCAAAAAATCATTCAGAATACGATGAAGATGAAGAGTATGATGAGCATGAAGAATCTGAATTCGAGGAAACGGAAGAAGATGAAACTGACTATGAAGATGAAGACGAGGATGAAGATTACACAGATGATGAAGACGAAGAATATACAGAAGATGAATCTGCTTTAGACCATGATGAAGAGACAGAAATTGAAGATCATGAGCACGAAGAGCATGAGCATGAAGAATCTGAAGTGGAAGAATCAACAGAGCATGAGGCTGAAGAAGAAAGTCATGTAGAGGCTGAAAAAGCTTCCACTGCAAGTAAGCAAACTGCACCTTCAATTGACGATATTCCTTTAGTAATAACGGCAGAGGTAGGGCGCATACAAATGACAGTCAAAAAATTGGTCGAGCTTCAGCCTGGAAATCTTTTAGAGTTAAATGTTCACCCTGAAGATGGAATAGACCTTGTTGTAAATGGCAAGCGCGTGGCACGCGGAGAATTGCTTTCCATTGGCGATGCTTTAGGGGTTCGCGTACTAGAAATTGGTTGA
- a CDS encoding protein kinase domain-containing protein, with protein sequence MMSDDFHKSITSPGLLPPQQPDAHVEVPKKVGPYKIECLLQKGGMSILYLGTHPETKEPLVIKVLAPKFLGHPEAIRSFQHEAEVIALTDDPNIVKIYGHGSWEGGLYIAMEFVQGISLRQYILQNPISLKKAIELVIDIAYTLCHLHTRGIIHRDIKPENILVEDSGQIKLIDFGIAQKLTDKKTLQVVAQHRLVGTPIYMSPEQKENPESVSFPSDIYSLAIIAYELVLGKLSYGQIHLSLMPRSLQKILSKALQIKPEDRYQDMVDFIADLSAYLHSPNFQKEQKSGDRLSELSESLKHAQTLLFPDKAPFWSRVDVGIANYKGMRVFGVFYDLFDVPGGGYAVLMGESSEKTEASVLYTATLRGMGRALARTCKSPQDFVTRLNDILIHETTRQIFNLNYLVLLPDENQFHYISCGYGHLWSLSPSDPIPVKIPSENLPLGIDPNAEFTHVSHNWEVGDSIVLDSLTPVSPSHEVQAPLSEDAIKRAIFENRDLTPQKQTEHLLRIAKSSSPEAILNWPISFISILRKQ encoded by the coding sequence ATGATGAGTGACGATTTTCACAAAAGTATCACAAGCCCAGGGCTGCTCCCTCCCCAGCAGCCAGATGCGCATGTGGAAGTTCCTAAAAAAGTCGGTCCTTACAAAATTGAATGTCTTTTGCAAAAGGGAGGAATGAGCATCCTCTATTTAGGCACCCACCCAGAAACAAAAGAACCACTGGTTATCAAAGTTTTAGCTCCTAAATTCTTAGGCCATCCCGAAGCCATTCGAAGTTTTCAGCATGAAGCTGAGGTGATCGCTCTCACAGACGATCCAAATATTGTGAAAATTTATGGGCATGGTAGTTGGGAGGGAGGGCTCTACATCGCGATGGAGTTTGTGCAAGGGATTTCTTTACGGCAATACATCCTTCAAAATCCCATTTCTCTAAAAAAAGCCATTGAGCTCGTGATCGATATTGCTTATACGCTTTGTCACTTACATACACGCGGAATCATCCACCGCGACATCAAACCAGAAAACATTTTAGTTGAGGATTCAGGTCAAATTAAGCTTATCGATTTTGGGATTGCTCAAAAATTAACAGATAAGAAAACACTCCAGGTGGTAGCGCAACACCGTTTGGTGGGGACCCCTATTTATATGAGCCCCGAGCAAAAGGAGAACCCAGAATCTGTTTCATTTCCGTCGGATATCTATTCTTTGGCAATTATTGCCTATGAACTTGTTCTGGGAAAATTAAGCTATGGACAAATTCACCTGTCCTTGATGCCAAGGTCTTTGCAAAAAATTTTGAGTAAGGCATTACAAATCAAACCAGAAGATCGTTATCAGGATATGGTTGATTTTATCGCGGATTTATCCGCTTATTTACATTCCCCTAACTTTCAAAAAGAGCAAAAAAGCGGGGATCGCCTGAGCGAGTTATCAGAAAGTCTTAAGCATGCTCAAACATTACTATTTCCCGATAAGGCCCCTTTCTGGTCCCGTGTAGATGTAGGAATTGCCAATTACAAGGGAATGCGTGTATTTGGGGTTTTCTATGATCTCTTTGACGTCCCGGGAGGAGGGTATGCCGTTTTAATGGGAGAGTCTTCCGAAAAAACGGAGGCGAGTGTTCTTTATACGGCAACACTGCGCGGGATGGGAAGAGCTTTAGCAAGAACTTGTAAGTCCCCACAAGATTTTGTCACGCGATTAAATGATATTCTCATTCATGAAACCACTCGTCAGATTTTTAATTTAAACTATTTGGTTTTATTGCCAGATGAAAACCAGTTTCACTATATCTCCTGCGGGTACGGGCATTTATGGTCTCTATCTCCTTCTGATCCTATTCCAGTAAAAATCCCTTCAGAAAATTTACCACTCGGAATAGATCCCAATGCTGAATTTACGCATGTTTCTCACAATTGGGAAGTGGGGGATTCTATTGTTTTAGATAGCTTGACTCCCGTTTCTCCTTCACATGAAGTTCAGGCCCCTCTTTCTGAGGATGCCATTAAACGCGCCATTTTTGAAAATCGAGATTTAACTCCTCAAAAGCAAACCGAGCATCTTCTCCGCATTGCAAAAAGTTCATCTCCCGAAGCCATCCTCAATTGGCCCATCTCTTTTATCAGCATTTTACGCAAACAATAG
- a CDS encoding FAD-dependent oxidoreductase, with protein sequence MKVDYDVVIIGAGPIGISTACALKAMNKKLKICVLDKRPTATRTHGLKIYNDSIAKISHILHRSRNKENSSQVDIQQLKAKFKEWKKHFVPTDKIEADLKEIAKGQGIKVKRKEAYELTENHLQRLLDDTSSPESDQKILQILRNAKVVIGADGAHSVVRKKVMGNKLAEKKTRQYVVQLKYQTVGDAKPRNFFDASAMPLGGFVDFELMSKANKGTQKPVTLNVVVDKKTYEALKPSGTENTKGTFRHPWSLEEIQEKSKTDKKVYRVYRNFLKNLKTHSDYTDAKVSTIELATYRSKESVKNHNGKIFLLVGDANSGMILGRGFNKGLKEAGLCAQAVAKFFEKEHPETGSIPDEFMQYQREAKKTFSQEKIGVKIKVGIIKTANLFAKLFWKIRCAFRRIIPKH encoded by the coding sequence ATGAAAGTTGATTATGATGTCGTGATTATTGGTGCCGGCCCCATAGGAATCTCAACAGCATGTGCTCTAAAGGCAATGAATAAGAAATTGAAGATATGTGTATTGGATAAACGTCCCACAGCGACACGCACACATGGCCTTAAAATCTATAACGATTCAATCGCAAAAATTTCTCATATCCTCCACCGTTCCAGAAACAAAGAAAACAGCTCCCAAGTAGATATCCAGCAATTAAAAGCTAAATTTAAAGAGTGGAAAAAACATTTTGTCCCCACAGACAAGATAGAAGCTGATTTAAAAGAAATCGCCAAAGGACAGGGAATCAAAGTTAAAAGAAAAGAAGCTTATGAACTGACAGAAAATCATCTTCAAAGACTCTTAGATGACACTTCGTCCCCTGAAAGCGATCAAAAAATACTCCAAATCCTACGAAATGCAAAAGTTGTCATCGGAGCCGATGGGGCCCATAGTGTCGTCAGAAAAAAAGTCATGGGAAACAAATTAGCAGAAAAAAAGACTCGCCAATACGTCGTCCAACTCAAGTATCAAACTGTAGGAGATGCTAAACCACGAAATTTTTTCGATGCCTCTGCAATGCCCCTAGGCGGTTTTGTTGATTTCGAATTGATGAGTAAAGCCAATAAAGGAACTCAAAAGCCAGTCACTTTAAACGTTGTTGTCGATAAAAAGACATACGAGGCACTTAAACCAAGTGGAACAGAGAATACAAAAGGCACATTCCGTCATCCATGGTCTTTAGAAGAAATTCAAGAAAAATCAAAGACAGATAAAAAAGTGTATCGCGTTTACAGAAACTTTTTAAAAAATTTGAAAACCCATTCAGATTACACAGATGCAAAAGTTTCAACAATTGAACTCGCCACCTACCGAAGTAAAGAAAGTGTAAAAAACCACAATGGGAAAATATTTCTTTTAGTTGGAGATGCGAATTCTGGAATGATCCTGGGAAGAGGATTTAATAAAGGCTTGAAAGAAGCAGGATTGTGCGCGCAGGCAGTTGCCAAATTTTTTGAGAAAGAACATCCAGAAACAGGCTCGATCCCTGATGAATTTATGCAATATCAACGTGAAGCAAAAAAAACATTTTCACAGGAAAAAATCGGAGTAAAAATAAAGGTCGGCATCATCAAAACAGCCAATCTCTTTGCCAAGCTCTTTTGGAAAATCAGGTGCGCTTTCAGACGAATAATCCCTAAACATTAA
- a CDS encoding ABC transporter permease, producing the protein MKPSIHKSLFRSLRIWKLYFIISFKYFAAYKLSSILTILFSLIFLVGEILSVDVYYNFEDVINTWDKNSFYILLGTFNLMVCLYTFLFEIAHDEFVLKIKYGDLDFDLVKPMDSQMLSSIQRVDYPSLFNLPIPIWLVYLGVQGLSLNVTIIVFTMYIAMILVGVFLIYLTHQCAVACAFWFTDSSNITTLSSQMVQLGSRPMQVYPKAIQFGFSYVIPFLLCTNLSVDILKQEFQMKNLMILLFGTCIFFFLVRVQWNLGLKRYASASS; encoded by the coding sequence ATGAAGCCGTCAATTCATAAAAGTTTGTTTCGCAGTCTTAGAATCTGGAAGCTATATTTTATCATTAGCTTTAAGTATTTTGCTGCGTATAAACTTTCATCTATTTTGACGATTTTGTTTTCGCTGATTTTTTTGGTTGGGGAGATTCTTTCAGTCGATGTTTATTACAACTTTGAAGATGTTATTAATACCTGGGATAAAAATTCTTTTTACATTCTTCTCGGGACTTTCAATTTAATGGTATGTTTGTATACATTTCTTTTTGAAATCGCTCACGACGAATTTGTCCTTAAAATCAAGTATGGGGATCTTGACTTTGATTTAGTCAAACCTATGGATTCACAAATGTTGTCCTCTATTCAAAGAGTCGATTATCCGAGCTTATTCAATCTTCCCATTCCGATTTGGCTTGTTTACCTTGGAGTGCAGGGATTAAGCCTGAATGTGACCATCATAGTATTTACGATGTATATTGCAATGATATTGGTCGGGGTATTTTTGATTTACCTGACACACCAATGTGCTGTTGCATGTGCATTTTGGTTTACAGATTCAAGTAATATAACAACTCTGTCCAGTCAAATGGTTCAATTGGGGTCAAGGCCAATGCAGGTATATCCTAAAGCCATTCAATTTGGATTTAGTTATGTCATTCCATTTCTTTTATGTACAAATTTATCGGTCGACATTTTGAAGCAAGAGTTTCAAATGAAAAATTTGATGATCTTGCTTTTCGGGACGTGCATATTTTTTTTCCTGGTCAGGGTTCAATGGAATCTGGGCTTAAAAAGATATGCAAGCGCAAGTTCATGA
- a CDS encoding DUF5407 domain-containing protein yields the protein MTSPDRFGGTGSVNIQSGFSVKRLFEVVNDATVSAKAKLLEIKNRRSAISIGDMFEMQMLMNHLSQLSEMSTAVISAANSAITRMAQGIKG from the coding sequence ATGACAAGCCCAGATCGTTTTGGCGGAACCGGCTCAGTTAACATTCAGTCAGGGTTTAGTGTAAAAAGGCTATTTGAAGTTGTTAACGATGCGACTGTTAGCGCGAAAGCCAAACTGCTTGAAATTAAAAATAGACGTAGCGCGATTAGTATCGGCGATATGTTCGAAATGCAAATGTTAATGAACCACTTATCTCAACTATCAGAGATGTCTACAGCGGTTATCAGTGCAGCGAACTCAGCGATTACTAGAATGGCTCAAGGTATTAAAGGTTAA
- a CDS encoding tetratricopeptide repeat protein, with translation MDTDKKKLYNFLDDFPLLIEAGFLAVKQLDEISATRIFHAAEAMSPGHTAPQIGLGYIALNKLEVKEATRIFETVIQQEPENHLAQTFLGICFLLTKPKRKKGEKMIREAVDKTNDATIKNLGEISLEWAEKDLNKKKSPFFPDREAEKEESSSS, from the coding sequence ATGGATACGGATAAGAAGAAGCTTTATAACTTTCTAGATGACTTCCCTTTGCTAATCGAGGCTGGTTTTCTAGCTGTTAAGCAATTGGACGAAATCAGCGCAACACGCATTTTCCATGCTGCAGAAGCGATGAGCCCCGGGCATACAGCCCCCCAGATTGGGCTAGGCTATATTGCATTGAATAAACTAGAAGTAAAAGAAGCCACTCGCATTTTTGAAACTGTGATTCAACAAGAACCTGAAAATCATTTAGCGCAAACTTTTTTAGGGATTTGTTTTCTACTGACAAAGCCAAAGAGAAAAAAAGGCGAAAAGATGATTCGCGAAGCTGTTGATAAAACAAATGACGCAACGATTAAAAATTTAGGTGAAATTTCTCTCGAATGGGCAGAAAAAGACCTTAATAAGAAAAAATCTCCTTTCTTCCCTGATCGAGAGGCGGAAAAAGAAGAGTCTAGTTCATCATAA
- the fliI gene encoding flagellar protein export ATPase FliI, producing the protein MSLDDEFDKLIGELDDVQLTTVNGRITETVGMLIKAIVPQVKIGEVCLVKREGEPLLTEVVGFTREEVFLSPLGEMTGIGPSSEVIPTRLPLHIKVGPQLLGRVLNGLGEPLDVATKGPLELNEVYPVIQAPPDPLKRKRIVEPISVGIRAIDGVLTTGLGQRVGIFAAAGGGKSTTLGMIARNAMADVNVISLIGERGRELRDFIEKDLGPEGLKRSVLVVSTSDQASQLRLNAAYVGTAIAEYFRDQGKSVILMMDSVTRFARALREVGLAAGEPPARAGYTPSVFSTLPKLLERTGNSDVGSITAFYTILVAGDDMNEPVADEVRSILDGHIILSSELARQYHYPAIDVLSSASRVMPSIVPKEHLQLVGKLKEVLANYKKNELLIKIGEYKRGADKAGDFAIDHIDKVNKFLKQGVDEKCSYQETMQLLRSMFK; encoded by the coding sequence ATGTCTTTAGATGATGAATTCGATAAATTAATTGGTGAATTGGATGACGTACAGCTAACAACTGTTAACGGAAGAATCACAGAAACAGTTGGGATGTTGATTAAGGCCATCGTTCCTCAAGTCAAAATTGGGGAAGTCTGTCTTGTGAAAAGAGAAGGGGAACCCCTTTTAACAGAAGTTGTGGGTTTTACCCGAGAAGAAGTTTTTCTTTCCCCTTTAGGAGAGATGACAGGCATTGGGCCCTCTTCTGAAGTGATTCCGACTCGCCTCCCTCTCCACATTAAAGTTGGTCCGCAATTACTTGGACGTGTTTTAAATGGTTTAGGTGAGCCGCTTGATGTGGCCACAAAAGGACCTCTAGAATTAAATGAAGTTTATCCTGTTATTCAAGCTCCCCCCGATCCTTTGAAAAGAAAGCGTATTGTAGAGCCTATTTCTGTAGGAATTCGGGCAATAGATGGTGTGTTAACCACAGGTTTAGGGCAGCGCGTCGGCATTTTTGCGGCAGCCGGTGGAGGTAAGTCTACCACGCTTGGGATGATCGCGCGTAATGCGATGGCAGATGTTAACGTGATTAGCCTGATTGGTGAACGGGGGCGTGAGCTTCGTGACTTTATTGAAAAAGACTTAGGACCTGAAGGTCTTAAACGTTCTGTTTTGGTGGTGTCAACTTCTGACCAAGCCTCTCAGCTGCGTTTAAATGCGGCTTATGTAGGCACTGCGATTGCCGAATATTTTCGCGATCAAGGAAAATCCGTCATTTTGATGATGGACTCCGTGACACGTTTTGCGCGAGCCCTGCGTGAAGTGGGGCTGGCAGCTGGGGAACCTCCTGCGCGTGCTGGTTACACACCCTCTGTCTTCTCTACTTTGCCAAAGCTCTTGGAAAGAACAGGAAATTCAGATGTTGGATCCATTACTGCATTTTACACCATTCTGGTAGCAGGGGATGACATGAATGAACCTGTGGCCGACGAAGTTCGCTCTATTCTCGATGGACATATCATTCTCTCTAGTGAGCTTGCGCGCCAGTACCATTATCCTGCGATTGACGTTCTTTCTTCTGCTAGCCGGGTCATGCCTTCGATTGTGCCTAAAGAGCATTTACAGCTAGTCGGAAAATTGAAAGAAGTTTTGGCAAACTATAAAAAGAACGAACTTTTGATTAAAATTGGGGAATATAAACGGGGCGCCGATAAGGCAGGGGACTTTGCCATTGATCACATTGATAAGGTGAATAAATTCCTTAAGCAAGGGGTTGATGAAAAATGTTCCTACCAAGAAACCATGCAACTATTGCGCAGCATGTTTAAATAA
- a CDS encoding ABC transporter permease translates to MSFQAYFLIFKAHLSKDMSYRFNFLFAYVLRITQLLLSLTVWSIIFENKSEINGYNWTDIASYFALISVTSLLFYPNHMFEMQPLIRKGILSSFLVKPINFEIHVLAKYLSSKIPPLIIMSLFVAVVFNFLDIPIDIYINFFTSSVLVSCLLLTFCFGLCVSQFAFWLVEMWPLKRLFQGCMLLFGGVIAPLDLLPPNLALVASYTPFPYFGYFSVKMLQGGFTNDELVRHVCIILVWTLMLFLSFKILWKKGLKKYEAVNS, encoded by the coding sequence ATGTCCTTTCAAGCCTATTTTTTAATATTTAAAGCCCACTTATCAAAAGATATGTCCTACCGGTTTAATTTTTTGTTTGCGTATGTTCTACGTATTACGCAGCTTTTACTTTCTCTCACCGTCTGGTCGATCATTTTTGAGAATAAGAGCGAAATTAATGGATATAATTGGACTGACATAGCTTCTTATTTTGCCTTAATTTCAGTGACATCTCTGTTGTTTTATCCAAACCATATGTTTGAAATGCAGCCGCTTATTCGTAAAGGGATTCTAAGTTCATTTTTAGTGAAGCCCATTAACTTTGAAATACATGTTTTGGCCAAGTATTTATCTTCTAAAATACCGCCTTTGATCATTATGTCTCTTTTTGTAGCTGTAGTGTTTAATTTTTTAGATATACCAATCGATATTTATATTAATTTTTTTACGTCGAGTGTTTTGGTCAGCTGCTTGCTACTGACATTTTGCTTTGGATTATGTGTTAGCCAATTTGCTTTTTGGTTAGTTGAAATGTGGCCTTTGAAACGTCTGTTTCAAGGATGTATGCTATTATTCGGCGGCGTTATTGCTCCTTTAGACCTTCTGCCACCTAATTTGGCTTTAGTCGCTTCCTATACGCCGTTTCCCTATTTTGGATATTTTAGCGTAAAGATGCTTCAGGGTGGGTTTACAAATGATGAACTAGTTCGTCATGTGTGTATAATTTTGGTCTGGACTTTGATGTTATTTTTGTCTTTTAAGATTTTGTGGAAAAAAGGATTAAAAAAATATGAAGCCGTCAATTCATAA
- a CDS encoding DUF5398 domain-containing protein — translation MFGLEKQKKDQKPEEFMFEIEKDLADPVKMRALKQKIELRIQKIKEILRGGENKEEFDQYGALLHGYTSMLKVISRSKTKK, via the coding sequence ATGTTTGGACTTGAAAAACAAAAAAAAGATCAAAAGCCCGAAGAATTCATGTTCGAAATCGAAAAAGATCTAGCGGATCCTGTGAAAATGCGGGCATTAAAACAAAAAATTGAACTCCGTATTCAAAAAATCAAAGAGATTTTGAGAGGAGGAGAGAATAAAGAAGAGTTTGATCAATATGGCGCTCTTCTTCATGGATATACATCCATGCTAAAAGTGATCTCGCGAAGTAAAACAAAAAAATAA